TGGCCGTCAAGGTGCTTCGTGCCGACCTGGCCCGCGACCCGAGCTTTTATCTGCGGTTCCGGCGGGAGGCGCAGAACGCGGCCGCGCTGAATCACCCCGCGATCGTCGCGGTGTACGACACCGGCGAGGCCGAGACCCCGGCCGGCCCGTTGCCCTACATCGTGATGGAGCTCGTCGAGGGCGTCACGCTGCGCGACATCGTGCACAACGAGGGCCCGATGCCGCCCACCCGCGCCATCGAGGTGATCGCCGACGCCTGCCAGGCGCTGAACTTCAGCCACCAGCACGGCATCATCCACCGCGACGTCAAGCCGGCCAACATCATGATCGACAAGCACAACGCGGTGAAGGTGATGGACTTCGGCATCGCCCGCGCCATCGCCGACGCCGGCAACAGCGTCACCCAGACCGCGGCGGTGATCGGCACCGCCCAGTATCTGTCGCCCGAGCAGGCCCGTGGCGACACCGTCGACGCCCGCTCGGATGTGTACTCGCTGGGCTGCGTGCTGTATGAAATCCTCACCGGCGACGCACCTTTCGTCGGCGACTCACCAGTGGCGGTGGCCTACCAGCACGTCCGCGAAGACCCGGTGCCGCCGTCGCACCGGCTACCCGGCCTGCCCGCCGACCTGGACGCGGTGGTGCTCAAAGCGCTGGCGAAGAACCCCGACAACCGCTACCAGACGGCCGCCGAGATGCGCACCGACCTGGTGCGGGTGCATAACGGGGAGAAGCCCGAGGCCCCCCGGGTGCTCACCGACGCCGACCGTGCCTCGATGCTGGCGGCCCGGCCGGGCGACGGCGGCGCGGGCCGCACCGACCCGCTGCCGCGCCAGGAACTCGACTTCGGCCACGAGCGGCCGGGTTCGGTGGGCCGGTGGTTGACCGCCGCGATCGTACTGGCGGTGCTGACCGTCATCGTCACGGTGTCGATCAACAGTTTCGGAGGCCGCACCCACCAGATCCAGGTTCCCGACGTGCGCGGTCGGGCTTCGGTCGATGCGATCGCCGAACTGCAGAACAAGGGCTTCAAGACGCGCACCGACCAGCGCGCCGACTCCGACGTCCCGCCGGATCATGTGATCAGCACCGATCCGCCGGCCGGCGCCCCGGCCAACAAGGGCGACAAGATCACCGTCAACGTGTCCTACGGACCCGAGCAACGCCAGCTGCCCGACGTGGCCTCGCTGAGCTACGCCGACGCGGTCAAGAAACTGACCGCCGCCGGATTCGGCAAGTTCAAGCAGGTCAACTCGCCGTCGACCCCGGAACTGAAGGACAAGGTGCTCGGCACCAACCCCCCGGCGAATCAGACCACCGCGATCACCAACGAGATCGTGATCGTGATCGGCAGCGGACCGGCCACCAAGCCCGTCCCCGACGTGACCGGGCAGACCGTGGAGCTGGCAAGTAAAAACCTGACCGTCTACGGCTTCACCAAGATCACCGAGGTGGTGGTCGACAGCCCACGCCCGGCCGGCGAGGTGATCGCCACCAACCCGCCGACCGGGGAGACCGCCCCCGTCGACGCGGTGATCGAGCTGCGGGTGTCCCGCGGCAACCAGTTCGTCATGCCGGATGTGACCGGGATGTTCTGGACCGATGCCGAACCGCAGCTCCGGGCGCTGGGTTGGACCGGCATGCTGATCAAGGGTGCCGACGTCGACGCCGGCGGCTCCGGCCACAACCGGGTGCTCTATCAGAGCCCGGCGGCGGGCCAGGGCGTCAACAACGACGGCAACATCACCCTGCGGTTCGGGCAGTAGCCGGGCCCACCGCCGTCAGCTGATCGCCGGGACCGGTGTTATCGCCGGCGCCCCGCCGGGCTCGCGATCTGCGGGGAGGGCGGTCTGCACCGTGGCGGCGATCTCGTCCTCCAGCCGTCGCACCAAGGTCTCGTCGCACCGGTAGCCGCAGAAGCCCAGCCAGTTGGCCAGCATCCGGTGCCCGCCTTCGGTGAGGATGGACTCCGGATGGAACTGCACCCCGTGGATGGGCAGCTCGGTGTGCCGCACCCCCATGATCACCCCGCCGCGGGTACGCGCCGTGACCTCCAGGGCGGCGGGCAGCGTTTCGGGCAGGATCGTCAACGAGTGGTACCGAGTGGCGGTGAAGGGATCCGGCAGACCCTTGAGCACCCCGGTGTCGGTGTGAAAGACGGTGCTGGTCTTACCGTGCAGCAGCTCCGGCGCCCGGTCCACGGTGCCGCCGAACGCGACGCCGATCGCCTGATGGCCCAGGCACACTCCCAGCACCGGGATGCGCGCCTCGGCGCACGCGCCGACCAGGGCGATCGATGCCCCGGCGCGTTCCGGGGTGCCCGGCCCGGGGCTGAGCAGCACCCCGTCGAAGTCGGCCACCACTGTGTCCAGGGCGGCCGGGTCGGCCAGGCGGGCGTCGTCGTTGCGCCAGACGGCAGCCTCGACGCCCAGCTGGCCCAGGTACTGCACCAGGTTGAACACGAAGCTGTCGTAGTTGTCGACGACGAGAATCCGCACGCTCACAGGCTACCGCCGCGGCCCGCGGGCCTCAGTAGTCGACCGGGCCGGCCGGGACGGCGTAGCGCATCCGGGCGGGCCCGGGCGACTCGACCACCTCCAGGCCGGTGCTGACCTGTTCGCTGTAGCCCAGGCCGAACCGGATCACGTATTGCTTGTACAACGTGACCAGGGGAGCGGCGGCCAGCGCGGCCTGCATCGCGG
This is a stretch of genomic DNA from Mycolicibacter terrae. It encodes these proteins:
- a CDS encoding aminodeoxychorismate/anthranilate synthase component II, which encodes MRILVVDNYDSFVFNLVQYLGQLGVEAAVWRNDDARLADPAALDTVVADFDGVLLSPGPGTPERAGASIALVGACAEARIPVLGVCLGHQAIGVAFGGTVDRAPELLHGKTSTVFHTDTGVLKGLPDPFTATRYHSLTILPETLPAALEVTARTRGGVIMGVRHTELPIHGVQFHPESILTEGGHRMLANWLGFCGYRCDETLVRRLEDEIAATVQTALPADREPGGAPAITPVPAIS
- the pknB gene encoding Stk1 family PASTA domain-containing Ser/Thr kinase, which gives rise to MTTPQRLSDRYELGEILGFGGMSEVHRAVDTRLHRDVAVKVLRADLARDPSFYLRFRREAQNAAALNHPAIVAVYDTGEAETPAGPLPYIVMELVEGVTLRDIVHNEGPMPPTRAIEVIADACQALNFSHQHGIIHRDVKPANIMIDKHNAVKVMDFGIARAIADAGNSVTQTAAVIGTAQYLSPEQARGDTVDARSDVYSLGCVLYEILTGDAPFVGDSPVAVAYQHVREDPVPPSHRLPGLPADLDAVVLKALAKNPDNRYQTAAEMRTDLVRVHNGEKPEAPRVLTDADRASMLAARPGDGGAGRTDPLPRQELDFGHERPGSVGRWLTAAIVLAVLTVIVTVSINSFGGRTHQIQVPDVRGRASVDAIAELQNKGFKTRTDQRADSDVPPDHVISTDPPAGAPANKGDKITVNVSYGPEQRQLPDVASLSYADAVKKLTAAGFGKFKQVNSPSTPELKDKVLGTNPPANQTTAITNEIVIVIGSGPATKPVPDVTGQTVELASKNLTVYGFTKITEVVVDSPRPAGEVIATNPPTGETAPVDAVIELRVSRGNQFVMPDVTGMFWTDAEPQLRALGWTGMLIKGADVDAGGSGHNRVLYQSPAAGQGVNNDGNITLRFGQ